cgattgtcaccgcttcgcttgctgctcgaacatcttcgcagacaaggttgcgtagattcatattgagcaaggttgcgctacctgaatctatcgcaattttttccgaactcgtataagaagtataacttaaAAACTTGTTTTCCCACTCAATATTAAACATAGTAAAATTGTTAATCAGCGCGCACATACAAATTACATGCGTAGCAGTCAACAGTCGTTGATCAAGTGATTTTCAAATGCACATTAATTTTCCACAATACGTGTGAGCGAATCTGTGAGAGAGCAATAAAGTCGGCCGCCCGCGGGCTAGGTAAAGCGCTTCACTGTTTTATTGCCACaccatttatgtacatataactgtAAAATTAACGAATCTACTTGCAAAATCAGAAggtttaatttttgcatttaccATCAATGTCGTTTGCTTCACAACGCCAAACTTGACCAAATGCACCTTCAcccaaaatattgaagaatttaAGTCGGTGCCTCGGGAACTCCCAACAACATTTGCCATTCATATTAAAGGTTGAGTTATCAACTGCATTTTGGGAGGCATTTATCGAAAAACCAATAACATTATCAGTAATACTTTGTAGTTCATTAATGTTATTTGTCACATTAGTATCGTCATCGTGTATAGCTCCGTTGGTGGCATTTGACGACAGTTGTGATGTTACCTATTTTTTTGTGTACACAAAAGTATGGTGTTATCATTAGTAAGAGAATTTTGTACAAGTATGTAAAATACTATTGAATATTCTTACCAATCCATTCTGTTGAGGATCTCTCTCCCATGGCACGTAGCGATTGTTGTAGGCAGTAGGGCCATTCCAATGTTGCATTACCATTGAATTTCTGCCATTGTCAGCTAAATTGTTACTTAGATTGTCTTGATTAGATTTCTTAAACATTTCctctttagattttttttttaattttttactaatgGCGCACAAATGTTTTCGATATAGAAAACCAAAAATGACAATAGCTACCAAAAATATGCATGAAGAAGTAAATATAATTGGAAGCACGATTGTTTTTGTCGAATAATTAGTACTCAAACTTTCATCGTATGAGATCttatcttttaatatttttatggaatCATCATTGACAGTGATGGCAGattgagttttatttaaatgtaaaattgagtCGTTTTGATTGTGTTTGTATTCATGTTGTATAGTAGTTATTGGCGTCAATTTCAAACGACCTGTTGGTCGTGTTTGttcattgttattgctattaAGCGGGCGTAGAAATTTATGCTTAtgatttagttcaaataaaCCTTGATTGGAATCGAAATTTAAAGGTATGTGATTGGTTGGACGTTCTTTCGAATATTTATTTCGTACTGACTGTACTCCTGGTAAGGTGTCAAAAGGTGGTAgtatttgagaaatattttgtacaacATTCGTAACTGATGGCGGCGCGCGAAAATTAGACGAGGTATCGTTCTCCTTAGCGAGGATGTTAACAAATACTTCATTTTTAGCAGTTAAGTCTCCATCTGTTACAGTgatatatagaaaaaagttttcgCCACCCTGAAATACAAAGATGTGTTAAACGTTTCTTTGAGTTCATTAGTTGCAATATTGTAAAGATGATACATGAAAAAGAACAAATATAGCACTTATACTGTACATAAGAACTTACTCTCCCAATCAAACTTTCGTTCAAGTAAACTATTCCTCTGACTGAATCTATACGAAAAGGTAAATTTTCcttatcattattattgttaaaattaGATAGAAAATGTGGTTCAAGGCCAAAAACCATGTCATCGTTTTCTGGATCTTCAGCACGTATTCTAGTAATAATTTGGCCAACAGGTTCGGTTTCCGGTATTCTCCAGTTCCTTTCAGGCACATAGAGTATTGGGGGTGTATTAAGCAATGAAGTGCTtgctatacaaatatattaaaataaaaattaaaatgtaaatatttgctaatGTTAAGTATGTCGTATTACTATTCGTAACATGCGATAACTCActaattaaaaatgtcaaaatcattcaatttcaCATCCTACATGATACAGCTCAGGAACTATTCGATCAATTTCAAACTTTATTATGGGTCataacattaatttaacacgTTGAGGACGGCGTGACCTTCTAAGGTTTCATCTCGTGTCACGCTGGCTTTGATTCAGtactaatttttgttaaatgaaataaaactatttggtatcaaaacaaatttttaaatatatttattaatatttgtgggtttcttttttaaaaactaccACTACTACTAAAAGCTGCGCCGTCCTCAACGTTTTAAATACCAATCAAATTGTTGGACTTAAACCTTGCAACCTTCTTATTGCAGCTTCAAAAATCGGTCACATCGGCTAAATAATTCTTTAATActtgttcggaccgacattgaaaacattttgaaaatacatttgtatgttgtggaacgtaagtcgttcggaccgacaatttgtgttttcgctgagttttcactgacagctctcaaatttatttgtttgtttacatttgagtAACAAGAATGGTAAGTTTTGAAGTcattaatatttgctttaattattaCTAAAGATCGTGTTTTTTAGAAATCTGAGAAAAAGATGTTAATTGCGAAAGCATTGGCTTTGAGAAGCCAAATAAATATCCTGCTCATCGACAATTCCTCAAGAGAACTATTGGGATGTCTTACTACTCAGCACCATGCCTTGGCAAAAAAAAACCGAGTTAAAGAAACAACATCTAATCGTATTAGATTTTATAAAGAACCTTGGGATGCCGATTAATTCATGTTGGACAAAAGTGTGTATACGTTCCTACtgatgcaaaagttttcaatcatatattattaattccaGCAACGTAAGAATCAGTTTTGGGAACACGATTGCCAACGAAACGGATCTGCTTTTTTTAAAGAGAACTTTCGCATGGACCGAAGTTCCTTTGATAAATTAAGTGACATCCTCCGCCCGTTACAAAAAATGGATACAAATTACCAAAAAGCTATTCCTATCGAGAAAAGAGTGGCTATAACATTATTTGCTTTAGGGTAATCTGCAGAGTATCGTAGTATCGCCAACATGTTCGGTGTAGGAAAATCTACGGTTTGCGAAATTTTACTGGAATTTTGCACCGAAATCTGGAGATTACTGCAGCCATCCTCTTTTAAAATGTTGCCTCTAAACAGAGAAAATGTAACCGCATTGGTGACTGGTTTCGAGGTAATTGGATTCCCACAATGCTTAGGAGCAATTGgtaaatattggttataaaatcttaaatttgcgCTAATGTTCTAATAATTGTTTACAGACGGATGCCACATTGAGATTCATCCATCATCTGACGAAGCTGTggattattataattataaaggtGGTATTCCACCGTTTTAATGGCATTAGTTGATGCTAAGTAAAGTCTAAaaactcaatatacatatattattattattattattatttattagagtaatatgaaa
Above is a genomic segment from Bactrocera neohumeralis isolate Rockhampton unplaced genomic scaffold, APGP_CSIRO_Bneo_wtdbg2-racon-allhic-juicebox.fasta_v2 cluster09, whole genome shotgun sequence containing:
- the LOC126764475 gene encoding tyrosine kinase receptor Cad96Ca isoform X1; translation: MDLFIKIFMWRISVWNQESIRVLNAHPIFLLMTALNFKIITLCYVIEPASTSLLNTPPILYVPERNWRIPETEPVGQIITRIRAEDPENDDMVFGLEPHFLSNFNNNNDKENLPFRIDSVRGIVYLNESLIGRGGENFFLYITVTDGDLTAKNEVFVNILAKENDTSSNFRAPPSVTNVVQNISQILPPFDTLPGVQSVRNKYSKERPTNHIPLNFDSNQGLFELNHKHKFLRPLNSNNNEQTRPTGRLKLTPITTIQHEYKHNQNDSILHLNKTQSAITVNDDSIKILKDKISYDESLSTNYSTKTIVLPIIFTSSCIFLVAIVIFGFLYRKHLCAISKKLKKKSKEEMFKKSNQDNLSNNLADNGRNSMVMQHWNGPTAYNNRYVPWERDPQQNGLVTSQLSSNATNGAIHDDDTNVTNNINELQSITDNVIGFSINASQNAVDNSTFNMNGKCCWEFPRHRLKFFNILGEGAFGQVWRCEANDIDGIEGVTTVAVKTLKENATESEKKDLMTEIEVMKSLEPHINVVRLLACCTDKDPLFVIIEFVNRGKLQSYLRNSRAEMHYGNTHGKSKTLTSGDLTSFMYQVAKGMDYLTSRGIIHRDLAARNILITDEHTCKVADFGFARDVVTSKIYERKSEGKLPIRWMAIESLFDNIFSVKSDVWSFGILMWEIVTLGSTPYPGISAADVMRKVRDGYRLDKPEHCRRELYNIMYYCWSGDPNERPTFVELVQMLDKLLHTEMDYIELERFPDHNYYNILNLSGEKL
- the LOC126764475 gene encoding tyrosine kinase receptor Cad96Ca isoform X2 is translated as MNTGTFTPEISLDIALSKGQLSISFLSDDVSYDFLRLSSTSLLNTPPILYVPERNWRIPETEPVGQIITRIRAEDPENDDMVFGLEPHFLSNFNNNNDKENLPFRIDSVRGIVYLNESLIGRGGENFFLYITVTDGDLTAKNEVFVNILAKENDTSSNFRAPPSVTNVVQNISQILPPFDTLPGVQSVRNKYSKERPTNHIPLNFDSNQGLFELNHKHKFLRPLNSNNNEQTRPTGRLKLTPITTIQHEYKHNQNDSILHLNKTQSAITVNDDSIKILKDKISYDESLSTNYSTKTIVLPIIFTSSCIFLVAIVIFGFLYRKHLCAISKKLKKKSKEEMFKKSNQDNLSNNLADNGRNSMVMQHWNGPTAYNNRYVPWERDPQQNGLVTSQLSSNATNGAIHDDDTNVTNNINELQSITDNVIGFSINASQNAVDNSTFNMNGKCCWEFPRHRLKFFNILGEGAFGQVWRCEANDIDGIEGVTTVAVKTLKENATESEKKDLMTEIEVMKSLEPHINVVRLLACCTDKDPLFVIIEFVNRGKLQSYLRNSRAEMHYGNTHGKSKTLTSGDLTSFMYQVAKGMDYLTSRGIIHRDLAARNILITDEHTCKVADFGFARDVVTSKIYERKSEGKLPIRWMAIESLFDNIFSVKSDVWSFGILMWEIVTLGSTPYPGISAADVMRKVRDGYRLDKPEHCRRELYNIMYYCWSGDPNERPTFVELVQMLDKLLHTEMDYIELERFPDHNYYNILNLSGEKL